The Pantoea sp. Lij88 sequence TATGGTTAATCGTTAACATGGTCGCTTCGAACAGGGAGTGGAGTCTCTGTTTTATCGGCAGGATAATAAGCAGCTTTAATCTCTTCGGCGACGAAAACGCAGGGCTGGCGCGGTTAAATGGTCAACAGGCTGATGGCTAACTGTTTTTAAGATAAAAAAAATTAATGTTTAAATCCGAACAGGAGAGGAACCTGCTGCGCCGGAACGCAGCAGGCGAGGGCAAATCAGTTAAAGACCATGCCGCCGTCAATCAGCAGTGACTGACCGGTCATGTAATCGGAGTCGGGACTGGCCAGATAAGCGACGCAGGCGGCGACATCTTCCGGTTCAGACAGACGTCCCAGCGTAATGCGTTTCGCAAATTCTTCAGTGCCGTATCCGGCCGGTTTTCCGGCGGCTTCAGAAATCTGCCGGTCAATCTCTTCCCACATTGGCGTTCTGACAATGCCAGGGCAGAAGGCGTTGACCGTAATACCGGCCGGGGCCAGATCGCGCGCGGCGGTCTGCGTCAGGCCGCGCACGGCAAACTTACTGGAGCTGTAAACCGCCAGCTCCGGATTGCCGACGTGACCCGCCTGCGAACAGGCGTTGATGATTTTGCCGCCGTGTCCTTCAGCAGCAAACGCTTTAATCGCGGCCTGCATGCCCCAGATGACCCCTTTAACATTGACGTTGTAGACCATGTCGACCACCGCTTCGGTGATCTCAGCAATCGGCGTGGAAGGTGCAATACCGGCGTTATTGACGATGACGTCAAATCCGCCCAGCGTGCGACGCGCCTCTTCTACGGCATCCATTACCTGATCGCGCTGCGAGACATCGACTTTCAATGCAATCGCTTTACCACCCTGCTGATTAATCTTCTCCGCAACCTGGCGCGCCGTCTCCTGATTGAAATCGGCCACCGCTACCGACAGCCCATCTTTTGCCAGGCGCAGGGCGATCGCTTCACCAATGCCCTGGCCTGCGCCGGTCACAAATGCCACTCTGTTTTTCATCATGATGTCCTTTTTGAGAAATTAAAGAAGCTGGCTCAGATGCAGCTGACCCATCAGCAGCGGGTTGTCGGCGTAATCAACCGGCACCGCCACCACCGCAGGACCCTGAACATCCATCGCTTTGCGCAGCGTCGGCTCCAGCTCTGCCGCGCTGGTCACC is a genomic window containing:
- a CDS encoding (S)-acetoin forming diacetyl reductase — translated: MKNRVAFVTGAGQGIGEAIALRLAKDGLSVAVADFNQETARQVAEKINQQGGKAIALKVDVSQRDQVMDAVEEARRTLGGFDVIVNNAGIAPSTPIAEITEAVVDMVYNVNVKGVIWGMQAAIKAFAAEGHGGKIINACSQAGHVGNPELAVYSSSKFAVRGLTQTAARDLAPAGITVNAFCPGIVRTPMWEEIDRQISEAAGKPAGYGTEEFAKRITLGRLSEPEDVAACVAYLASPDSDYMTGQSLLIDGGMVFN